The proteins below come from a single Nocardioides eburneiflavus genomic window:
- a CDS encoding enoyl-CoA hydratase/isomerase family protein — MTPEDLAAVGLRLEVEGPIATITLDRPEVRNAQTPAMWTALAEIGRTLHDDVRVVVVTGEGETFSAGLDRAMLDPTNAGEGSVLGLLALSDEDASARIDEFQRGFTWLRDPRFVSIAKVRGYAIGAGFQLALSCDLRMVADDTKFSMKESALGLVPDLTGTKPLVEHVGYARALEICATARVVPAEEAVRIGLATASVPSADLDAAVADLAAALVAPMAGVVPETKTLLQGAADRDLDEQRRLEREAQVRRFRAVAAAFA; from the coding sequence ATGACTCCCGAAGACCTCGCCGCCGTCGGACTCCGCCTCGAGGTCGAGGGCCCGATCGCCACGATCACCCTCGACCGCCCCGAGGTGCGCAACGCGCAGACCCCGGCGATGTGGACCGCGCTCGCCGAGATCGGCCGGACGTTGCACGACGACGTCCGGGTCGTCGTGGTGACGGGGGAGGGCGAGACCTTCTCCGCCGGCCTCGACCGGGCGATGCTCGACCCGACGAACGCCGGCGAGGGCAGCGTGCTGGGCCTGCTGGCGCTGAGCGACGAGGACGCCTCCGCGCGCATCGACGAGTTCCAGCGCGGCTTCACGTGGCTGCGCGACCCGCGGTTCGTCTCGATCGCCAAGGTCCGGGGGTACGCCATCGGCGCGGGCTTCCAGCTGGCCCTCTCGTGCGACCTCCGGATGGTCGCGGACGACACGAAGTTCTCCATGAAGGAGTCCGCCCTCGGCCTGGTGCCCGACCTCACCGGCACCAAGCCGCTGGTCGAGCACGTCGGCTATGCGCGGGCGCTCGAGATCTGCGCCACCGCTCGGGTCGTCCCCGCCGAGGAGGCCGTCCGCATCGGGCTGGCCACCGCGTCCGTGCCGTCCGCCGACCTCGACGCGGCGGTCGCCGACCTGGCCGCGGCCCTGGTCGCCCCGATGGCCGGCGTCGTGCCCGAGACCAAGACGCTGCTCCAGGGGGCGGCCGACCGCGACCTCGACGAGCAGCGCCGGCTGGAGCGGGAGGCGCAGGTACGCCGGTTCCGCGCCGTGGCCGCCGCCTTCGCCTGA
- a CDS encoding SURF1 family protein produces the protein MHKLRFLVSRRWIVFALVVVALAWVAWRLGEWQFHRLGDRQERNEIIQRNEEAGASPVAEVLAPGREPSLADEWRIVEATGTYAVEDTVIVRYRTREGAAGVDVVVPLELADGTSLLVDRGWYATDNRGATTADVPEPPAGEVTITGWVRRDAEGDSTEVTDRSTRAVDSGRIGDALGRDVVGGWVDLRSESPEPATPLVPVELPELDEGPHFFYGLQWWFFGALAIFGFFYLVYDEWRGGRGPWGSNQAPAPEPTAPGRTEPVLARRRTLRERLDPGAESGDEPEDVSEGPEETAVDREHHARQE, from the coding sequence GTGCACAAGCTGCGGTTCCTGGTCTCGCGCCGCTGGATCGTGTTCGCACTCGTCGTGGTCGCGCTGGCGTGGGTCGCCTGGCGTCTCGGTGAGTGGCAGTTCCACCGTCTCGGCGACCGCCAGGAACGCAACGAGATCATCCAGCGCAACGAGGAGGCCGGCGCCTCCCCGGTCGCCGAGGTGCTGGCGCCGGGCCGGGAGCCCTCCCTCGCCGACGAGTGGCGCATCGTCGAGGCCACCGGCACCTACGCGGTCGAGGACACCGTGATCGTGCGCTACCGCACCCGTGAGGGCGCCGCCGGCGTGGACGTCGTCGTCCCGCTCGAGCTGGCCGACGGCACCAGCCTGCTGGTGGACCGCGGCTGGTACGCCACCGACAACCGGGGCGCGACGACCGCCGACGTGCCCGAGCCGCCTGCGGGCGAGGTCACCATCACCGGGTGGGTACGCCGCGACGCCGAGGGCGACAGCACCGAGGTCACCGACCGGTCGACCCGGGCGGTCGACAGCGGCCGCATCGGCGACGCCCTCGGTCGTGACGTGGTCGGGGGCTGGGTCGACCTGCGCTCGGAGTCGCCCGAGCCGGCGACGCCACTGGTCCCGGTCGAGCTGCCAGAGCTCGACGAGGGTCCGCACTTCTTCTACGGCCTCCAGTGGTGGTTCTTCGGGGCGCTGGCGATCTTCGGCTTCTTCTACCTCGTCTACGACGAGTGGCGCGGCGGACGCGGACCCTGGGGCAGCAACCAGGCGCCTGCACCCGAGCCCACCGCACCGGGCCGCACCGAGCCGGTCCTGGCCCGGCGTCGCACGCTGCGCGAGAGGCTCGACCCGGGCGCAGAATCCGGAGATGAGCCTGAGGACGTGTCAGAGGGTCCGGAGGAGACCGCCGTCGACCGGGAGCATCACGCCCGTCAGGAATGA
- a CDS encoding DUF3099 domain-containing protein produces the protein MARSDAVRITTARSSAADDMRMRKRRYAWSMSIRLVCFVAAVAVGPGALRWILVAAAVFLPLFAVVMANANDQRDDGFTLPDGAGAHELTSRSDQD, from the coding sequence ATGGCCAGGTCCGATGCGGTGCGCATCACGACGGCCCGCAGCAGCGCGGCCGACGACATGCGCATGCGGAAGCGTCGCTACGCCTGGTCGATGAGCATCCGACTGGTGTGCTTCGTGGCGGCCGTGGCCGTCGGACCGGGTGCCCTGCGGTGGATCCTGGTCGCGGCGGCGGTCTTCCTGCCGCTGTTCGCGGTCGTCATGGCCAACGCCAACGACCAGCGCGACGACGGATTCACGCTCCCCGACGGGGCAGGCGCGCACGAACTGACGTCACGCAGCGACCAGGACTGA
- a CDS encoding Mur ligase family protein, with protein MTSLVELRVLEGPNLYFPRAAVKLTLDVSTITEAGDETVLRFARRIGLRTTRPGAAGSGFRQRFALRAVERLVRAIAAEAGTRRLAVRVRPTPDPDVVVVAFPWRNRGRARALGEAVAHALDALPTPDVEAAVSAAAHEVAAAPRGERPTTITPTIPVVAVTGTNGKTTTSRMVAHIARTSGLVVGWSNTDGIYRDGVLVEGGDYSGPSGAARALGLDGVQLAVTETARGGILLKGIGITRNDVSVVTNVTADHLGLQGIDTVDQLAEVKSVVPRITRKDGWAVLNGDDPRVRAMTSVVQAQPWIFSRDPDSPAVREVLSHGGGRATTVIDGWITVLAPGVDPDPLVELVDVPMTLAGLSRFNIENALAAASAALAIGLSRDDVVAGLTSFRPDAEHNPGRMNFFTLPGEVSVVMDLAHNEAGLEALLEVMSGVRRPGARLLLGLGAVGDRTDELIGALGEIGAKGSDVVAIGHKERYLRTRTMDEVDELLRAGAARVGVTDIDTYPTEVACLAALVGAAQPGDVVGLMCHAERQEAYDWIAAHGGTADSPETLSAKVRAGSA; from the coding sequence GTGACCTCACTCGTCGAGCTGCGCGTCCTCGAAGGACCGAACCTCTACTTCCCCCGGGCGGCGGTCAAGCTGACCCTCGACGTCTCGACCATCACCGAGGCGGGAGACGAGACGGTGCTGCGGTTCGCCCGCCGCATCGGGCTGAGGACGACGCGGCCGGGTGCCGCGGGCTCCGGCTTCCGCCAGCGGTTCGCGCTGCGGGCGGTGGAGCGGCTCGTGCGCGCCATCGCGGCGGAGGCGGGCACCCGTCGCCTCGCCGTGCGCGTCCGCCCCACCCCGGACCCGGACGTGGTCGTCGTGGCCTTCCCGTGGCGCAACCGTGGACGCGCCCGCGCGCTCGGCGAGGCGGTCGCGCACGCGCTCGACGCGCTCCCGACCCCGGACGTCGAGGCTGCGGTGAGCGCAGCGGCGCACGAGGTCGCCGCCGCTCCGCGCGGCGAGCGCCCGACCACGATCACGCCGACCATCCCGGTGGTCGCCGTGACCGGCACCAACGGCAAGACCACCACCAGCCGGATGGTCGCGCACATCGCGCGCACGAGCGGGCTCGTCGTCGGCTGGTCCAACACCGACGGCATCTACCGCGACGGGGTGCTGGTCGAGGGCGGCGACTACTCCGGCCCGTCCGGTGCGGCTCGCGCGCTCGGCCTGGACGGCGTCCAGCTCGCAGTGACCGAGACGGCCCGCGGCGGCATCCTGCTCAAGGGCATCGGCATCACCCGCAACGACGTGTCGGTGGTGACCAACGTGACCGCCGACCACCTCGGGCTGCAGGGCATCGACACCGTCGACCAGCTCGCCGAGGTGAAGTCCGTCGTCCCGCGGATCACCCGCAAGGACGGCTGGGCGGTGCTCAACGGCGACGACCCGCGCGTGCGCGCGATGACGTCGGTGGTGCAGGCCCAGCCGTGGATCTTCAGCCGCGACCCCGACTCGCCGGCTGTCCGTGAGGTGCTCAGCCACGGTGGTGGTCGCGCGACGACGGTCATCGACGGGTGGATCACGGTCCTCGCGCCCGGGGTCGACCCCGACCCGCTGGTCGAGCTCGTCGACGTGCCCATGACGCTCGCCGGCCTGTCGCGCTTCAACATCGAGAACGCCCTCGCCGCCGCGTCCGCGGCCCTGGCGATCGGGCTGTCCCGCGACGACGTGGTGGCGGGCCTGACCTCGTTCCGCCCCGACGCCGAGCACAACCCCGGCCGGATGAACTTCTTCACCCTGCCCGGGGAGGTGAGCGTCGTCATGGACCTGGCCCACAACGAGGCCGGCCTGGAGGCGCTGCTGGAGGTCATGTCGGGCGTACGCCGCCCCGGAGCGCGCCTGCTGCTCGGCCTCGGTGCGGTCGGTGACCGCACCGACGAGCTGATCGGCGCCCTCGGCGAGATCGGTGCCAAGGGCAGCGACGTGGTGGCCATCGGCCACAAGGAGCGCTACCTCCGCACCCGCACGATGGACGAGGTCGACGAGCTGCTGCGCGCGGGGGCCGCCCGCGTGGGCGTCACCGACATCGACACCTACCCGACCGAGGTCGCGTGCCTCGCCGCCCTGGTCGGGGCCGCGCAGCCCGGGGACGTCGTGGGGCTGATGTGCCACGCCGAGCGGCAGGAGGCGTACGACTGGATCGCCGCGCACGGCGGCACGGCCGACAGCCCCGAGACCCTGTCCGCGAAGGTGCGGGCGGGGAGCGCGTGA
- a CDS encoding acetone carboxylase, whose translation MDLDRDICSAKGCQADAVWDLQWNNPKIHTPERRKSWLACDEHRASLSDFLGARGFLRDVVEHRPG comes from the coding sequence ATGGACCTCGACCGTGACATCTGCTCGGCGAAGGGCTGCCAGGCCGACGCCGTGTGGGACCTGCAGTGGAACAACCCGAAGATCCACACCCCCGAGCGTCGCAAGTCGTGGCTCGCGTGCGACGAGCACCGCGCCTCGCTGTCGGACTTCCTCGGCGCGCGCGGGTTCCTCAGGGACGTCGTGGAGCACCGACCCGGCTGA
- a CDS encoding dodecin, which translates to MSNRTYRVTEIVGTSPDGIDQAVRNGIERAGQTLRHIDWFEVTQIRGQAKDGSVEHFQVGMKVGFRLEDE; encoded by the coding sequence ATGTCCAACCGCACCTACCGCGTCACCGAGATCGTCGGCACATCGCCCGACGGGATCGACCAGGCCGTCCGCAACGGCATCGAGCGCGCCGGCCAGACGCTGCGCCACATCGACTGGTTCGAGGTCACCCAGATCCGCGGCCAGGCCAAGGACGGCTCCGTCGAGCACTTCCAGGTCGGGATGAAGGTCGGCTTCCGGCTCGAGGACGAGTGA
- a CDS encoding class I SAM-dependent methyltransferase, with protein sequence MRDGWVADFDALAPTYDQRTAQDDWRLNDRAAEMLAPLGLAPARILDLGAGTGQTAEALLRLFPDAEVTLVDPAPGMLRAARAKLPGATFVEEDAAAFLAASAGRWDLVSAIGCLELVPDLFEVLRLAAARLAPGGHLVASHEPLLGTGVQARPVSILDRGRAVSRHAVEEVERRAASYGLRRVASRVETAFQRGDGDGAAVYELVVWSAGGV encoded by the coding sequence GTGAGAGACGGCTGGGTCGCCGACTTCGACGCCCTCGCGCCGACCTACGACCAGCGCACCGCACAGGACGACTGGCGGCTCAACGACCGGGCGGCGGAGATGCTGGCACCCCTCGGGCTCGCGCCGGCACGGATCCTCGACCTGGGGGCCGGCACCGGTCAGACCGCGGAGGCGCTGCTGCGGCTCTTCCCCGATGCGGAGGTCACCCTGGTCGACCCGGCCCCGGGGATGCTGCGAGCTGCGCGGGCGAAGCTGCCCGGCGCCACGTTCGTCGAGGAGGACGCGGCCGCGTTCCTAGCCGCCTCCGCCGGGCGGTGGGACCTGGTCTCCGCGATCGGGTGCCTCGAGCTCGTGCCCGACCTCTTCGAGGTGCTGCGGCTCGCCGCCGCTCGCCTCGCGCCCGGCGGCCACCTGGTTGCGTCCCACGAGCCGCTCCTGGGGACCGGCGTGCAGGCCCGCCCGGTCAGCATCCTCGACCGAGGTCGTGCGGTGTCCCGGCACGCGGTCGAGGAGGTCGAGCGGCGCGCCGCGTCGTACGGCCTGCGTCGGGTCGCGAGCCGCGTCGAGACTGCCTTCCAGCGAGGCGACGGCGACGGCGCGGCGGTCTACGAGCTGGTCGTCTGGTCCGCCGGCGGCGTGTAG
- the fabI gene encoding enoyl-ACP reductase FabI, which translates to MGILDGKRILVAGVTMDSSIGFATAKVAQEQGATVLISNFGRALGITRRIAKRLPQEAPVLELDVTDEDHLAGLADQVREHVDGLDGVVHSIAYGNPETLLGGKFMDGPWDDVAQAVQVSAYSLKSLAVATRPLLSRGSSIVGLTFDATTAWPAYDWMGVAKAALENTSRYVARDLGPEGIRCNLVSAGPLKTLAAKAIPGFEDLESAWKDRAPLGWDESDHTPTAQAVVALLSDFFPATTGEIVHVDGGFHAMGL; encoded by the coding sequence ATGGGAATCCTCGACGGCAAGCGCATCCTCGTCGCCGGCGTCACGATGGACAGCTCGATCGGCTTCGCCACCGCGAAGGTCGCGCAGGAGCAGGGCGCCACCGTGCTCATCTCCAACTTCGGCCGCGCCCTCGGCATCACCAGGCGCATCGCCAAGCGGCTGCCGCAGGAGGCGCCGGTGCTCGAGCTCGACGTCACCGACGAGGACCACCTCGCCGGTCTCGCCGACCAGGTGCGCGAGCACGTCGACGGCCTCGACGGCGTCGTCCACTCCATCGCCTACGGCAACCCCGAGACCCTGCTGGGCGGCAAGTTCATGGACGGCCCGTGGGACGACGTGGCGCAGGCCGTGCAGGTCTCGGCCTACTCCCTCAAGTCGCTCGCCGTCGCGACCAGGCCGCTGCTCTCCCGCGGCTCCTCGATCGTCGGGCTGACCTTCGACGCGACGACCGCGTGGCCGGCGTACGACTGGATGGGCGTCGCGAAGGCGGCCCTGGAGAACACGAGCAGGTACGTCGCCCGCGACCTCGGCCCCGAGGGCATCCGCTGCAACCTGGTCTCCGCCGGACCGCTGAAGACCCTCGCCGCCAAGGCGATCCCGGGCTTCGAGGACCTCGAGTCGGCGTGGAAGGACCGCGCCCCGCTCGGCTGGGACGAGTCCGACCACACCCCGACCGCGCAGGCCGTGGTCGCGCTGCTGAGCGACTTCTTCCCCGCGACGACCGGCGAGATCGTCCACGTGGACGGCGGCTTCCACGCGATGGGGCTGTAG
- the moaA gene encoding GTP 3',8-cyclase MoaA has product MTTPLADRFGRVATDLRVSLTDRCNLRCNYCMPAEGLDWLPTEQTLTDDEVVRLITIGVERLGIREVRFTGGEPLLRRGLVDIVGRTHALGVETSLTTNALGLSRTAQALADAGLDRVNASIDSVRPETFATITRRDRLADVVAGLQAAKAAGLGPVKLNAVLLRGTNDDQAAELLRWSVEHGYELRFIEQMPLDAQHGWSRAAMVTADEIFEALSTEFTLTPHGEPRGSAPAELFDVDGGPATVGIIASVTRPFCGDCDRVRLTADGQVRNCLFAREESDLRTALRSGAGDEEIAERWVIAMLGKRAGHGIDDVTFLQPDRPMSAIGG; this is encoded by the coding sequence GTGACGACACCGCTGGCAGACCGCTTCGGACGCGTGGCCACGGATCTTCGTGTCTCGCTCACCGACCGTTGCAACCTCCGTTGCAACTACTGCATGCCCGCCGAGGGCCTCGACTGGCTCCCCACGGAGCAGACCCTGACCGACGACGAGGTCGTCCGGCTGATCACGATCGGCGTCGAGCGCCTCGGCATCCGCGAGGTGCGCTTCACCGGCGGTGAGCCGCTCCTGCGCCGGGGCCTGGTCGACATCGTGGGCCGTACGCACGCGCTCGGCGTGGAGACGTCGCTGACCACCAACGCGCTCGGACTGTCCCGCACCGCGCAGGCGCTCGCCGACGCCGGGCTGGACCGGGTCAACGCCAGCATCGACTCCGTGCGGCCGGAGACCTTCGCGACCATCACCAGGCGCGACCGCCTCGCCGACGTCGTCGCCGGCCTCCAGGCGGCCAAGGCCGCCGGGCTCGGCCCGGTGAAGCTCAACGCAGTGCTGCTGCGCGGCACCAACGACGACCAGGCCGCCGAGCTGCTCCGGTGGAGCGTCGAGCACGGCTACGAGCTGCGGTTCATCGAGCAGATGCCCCTCGACGCCCAGCACGGCTGGAGCCGCGCTGCCATGGTGACCGCCGACGAGATCTTCGAGGCGCTGTCGACCGAGTTCACCCTGACTCCCCACGGGGAGCCGCGGGGGAGTGCTCCCGCCGAGCTGTTCGACGTCGACGGTGGCCCGGCGACAGTGGGCATCATCGCCTCGGTCACCCGGCCGTTCTGCGGCGACTGCGACCGTGTCCGGCTCACGGCCGACGGCCAGGTGCGCAACTGCCTGTTCGCCCGCGAGGAGTCCGACCTCCGAACGGCCCTGCGCTCCGGCGCCGGTGACGAGGAGATCGCCGAGCGCTGGGTCATCGCCATGCTCGGCAAGCGCGCCGGGCACGGGATCGACGACGTGACCTTCCTCCAGCCGGACCGTCCCATGTCGGCGATCGGGGGATGA
- the fabG gene encoding 3-oxoacyl-[acyl-carrier-protein] reductase codes for MSEIPGSSAPTFAAAEPRSVLVTGGNRGIGRAIAEAFIAQGDKVAVTTRNGGAPEGALDVRCDITDPDAVEAAFKQVEEAHGPVEVLVANAGITKDTLLLRMSEDDWSSVIDTNLTGTFRLAKRAAKGMLRLRRGRIILISSVVGLLGSAGQVNYAASKAGLVGMARSLARELGSRSITTNVVSPGFVETDMTDVLSDDQKAAIKTQVPLGRYASTAEVASAVTWLASDGAAYVTGAVIPVDGGLGMGH; via the coding sequence GTGAGCGAGATTCCCGGATCCAGCGCCCCCACCTTCGCTGCTGCTGAGCCCCGTTCGGTCCTCGTGACCGGCGGCAACCGCGGCATCGGCCGCGCGATCGCCGAGGCGTTCATCGCCCAGGGCGACAAGGTCGCGGTCACCACGCGCAACGGCGGCGCGCCCGAGGGTGCGCTCGACGTGCGGTGCGACATCACCGACCCGGACGCGGTCGAGGCAGCCTTCAAGCAGGTCGAGGAGGCGCACGGCCCGGTCGAGGTGCTGGTGGCCAACGCCGGCATCACCAAGGACACGCTCCTGCTCCGGATGAGCGAGGACGACTGGTCGTCGGTCATCGACACCAACCTCACCGGCACGTTCCGCCTGGCGAAGCGGGCCGCCAAGGGCATGCTGCGCCTGCGCCGGGGCCGGATCATCCTGATCTCCTCCGTGGTCGGCCTGCTCGGCTCCGCCGGCCAGGTCAACTACGCCGCGTCCAAGGCCGGCCTCGTCGGCATGGCGCGCTCGCTGGCCCGCGAGCTGGGCAGCCGCTCGATCACCACCAACGTCGTCTCGCCGGGCTTCGTCGAGACCGACATGACCGACGTGCTGAGCGACGACCAGAAGGCCGCGATCAAGACGCAGGTACCGCTGGGCCGCTACGCCTCGACGGCCGAGGTCGCCTCTGCCGTCACGTGGCTCGCGTCCGACGGGGCGGCGTACGTCACCGGGGCCGTCATCCCGGTCGACGGCGGCCTCGGCATGGGCCACTGA
- a CDS encoding ABC transporter ATP-binding protein gives MSMGPGAGGPPWRFLRSDRSVVDNKIERRTVRRVLGFARPHRRLIAGFLAVTVVDAALVVAPPLLLKAIIDDGVRTGDVSLVVWLATLVAVVAVVDAGFGLVTGWLSSRIGEGLIYDLRTQVFAHVQRQSLAFFTRTQTGALVSRLNNDVIGAQRAFTSTLQGTVSNIIAAVVVGVTMLFLSWPVTLLCLALFPILLVASRVVGNKLADLSRQQMDGNADLGNAMTERFNVGGAMLLKLFGRREVEDVAYARKAAVVRDLGVRISLLTRIFFAAMTLVPQLATALVYGIGGWLAIRGDLSVGTIVALGVLLTRLLGPLQGLSNVRIDVMTALVSFDRVFEVLDLPSLIREKPDAVELPATASRLEFDHVAFTYPRADEISLASLETIARTESRDTGRVLHDVTFTAEPGRMVALVGPSGAGKTTVTHLVARLYDVESGAVRVGGHDVRDVTLQSLEDVVGYVTQDAHMFHDTIRANLLYARPDAVEPDIWAALEAAQVASLVRALPDGLDTVVGDRGYRLSGGERQRLAIARLLLKAPSVVVLDEATAHLDSESEAAVQQALDAALEGRTSLVIAHRLSTVRNADLILVLDDGRVVQQGTHAELLAAGGLYATLHATQFREGRTESTVAG, from the coding sequence ATGTCGATGGGACCGGGGGCGGGTGGCCCTCCGTGGCGTTTCCTCCGCAGCGACCGCAGCGTCGTCGACAACAAGATCGAGCGCCGGACCGTACGCCGGGTGCTGGGGTTCGCGCGTCCGCACCGACGCCTGATCGCGGGCTTCCTCGCGGTCACGGTCGTCGACGCCGCCCTCGTGGTGGCGCCGCCGCTGCTGCTGAAGGCGATCATCGACGACGGCGTTCGCACCGGCGACGTCTCGCTGGTGGTGTGGCTCGCCACCCTGGTCGCCGTCGTCGCGGTCGTCGATGCCGGCTTCGGCCTGGTCACCGGGTGGCTGTCCAGCCGCATCGGGGAGGGCCTGATCTACGACCTGCGCACCCAGGTGTTCGCACACGTGCAGCGACAGTCGCTCGCCTTCTTCACCCGTACGCAGACCGGTGCGCTGGTCAGCCGCCTCAACAACGACGTGATCGGCGCCCAGCGTGCCTTCACCTCCACGCTGCAGGGCACGGTCTCCAACATCATCGCCGCCGTCGTGGTGGGCGTGACGATGCTGTTCCTCAGCTGGCCGGTGACCCTGCTGTGCCTCGCGCTGTTCCCGATCCTGCTCGTCGCGTCGCGGGTGGTCGGCAACAAGCTCGCCGACCTCTCCCGCCAGCAGATGGACGGCAACGCCGACCTCGGCAACGCGATGACCGAGCGCTTCAACGTGGGCGGCGCGATGCTTCTCAAGCTCTTCGGCCGACGCGAGGTCGAGGACGTCGCCTACGCCCGCAAGGCCGCGGTCGTGCGCGACCTCGGCGTACGCATCTCCCTGCTGACCCGGATCTTCTTCGCGGCGATGACGCTGGTGCCGCAGCTCGCGACCGCGCTCGTCTACGGCATCGGCGGCTGGCTGGCCATCCGCGGCGACCTGTCCGTCGGCACGATCGTCGCGCTCGGGGTGCTGCTCACCCGGCTGCTCGGTCCGCTCCAGGGCCTCTCCAACGTCCGCATCGACGTGATGACGGCGCTGGTCAGCTTCGACCGGGTCTTCGAGGTCCTCGACCTGCCCTCGCTCATCCGCGAGAAGCCCGACGCCGTCGAGCTGCCGGCGACCGCGTCGCGACTCGAGTTCGACCATGTCGCCTTCACCTACCCCCGGGCCGACGAGATCTCCCTGGCCTCGCTGGAGACCATCGCGCGGACCGAGTCGCGTGACACCGGGCGGGTCCTGCACGACGTCACCTTCACCGCCGAGCCAGGACGGATGGTGGCCCTCGTCGGGCCGTCGGGCGCCGGCAAGACCACGGTGACCCACCTCGTGGCGCGCCTCTACGACGTCGAGTCCGGCGCGGTGCGGGTGGGCGGCCACGACGTCCGCGACGTCACGCTGCAGTCGCTCGAGGACGTCGTCGGCTACGTCACCCAGGACGCGCACATGTTCCACGACACCATCCGCGCGAACCTGCTTTATGCCCGCCCGGACGCCGTCGAGCCCGACATCTGGGCTGCCCTGGAGGCGGCGCAGGTCGCGTCGCTGGTGCGGGCCCTGCCCGACGGCCTCGACACCGTCGTCGGCGACCGGGGCTACCGCCTCAGCGGCGGCGAGCGGCAGCGCCTGGCCATCGCCCGGCTCCTGCTCAAGGCGCCTTCCGTCGTCGTCCTCGACGAGGCGACCGCGCACCTCGACAGCGAGTCCGAGGCGGCGGTCCAGCAGGCGCTCGACGCCGCGCTCGAGGGACGTACGTCGCTGGTGATCGCGCACCGGCTCTCCACGGTCCGCAACGCCGACCTGATCCTGGTCCTCGACGACGGGCGTGTCGTCCAGCAGGGCACCCACGCCGAGCTGCTGGCTGCCGGCGGGCTCTACGCCACGCTCCACGCGACCCAGTTCCGCGAGGGCAGGACCGAGTCCACCGTCGCTGGCTAG
- a CDS encoding SDR family oxidoreductase, with product MDLQLTDRVFIVTGGARGLGRASAEALVAEGARVVLSGRSQGSLDGAVAALDDAAARDAAVGVVADNADRTTPARLLAAAEDAWGRLDGALISVGGPPKGPVGAITDEQWSAAFESVFLGAVRLAREVGAALPAGGSLGLVLSSSVRAPLPEMAISNGLRPGLAMVAKTLADELGPRGVRVNGLLPGRIATERVAELDASTGDADAARRAAEATIPLGRYGEPAEFGAVAAFVLSPAASFLTGVMLPVDGGLLRTL from the coding sequence ATGGACCTCCAGCTGACCGACCGTGTCTTCATCGTCACCGGGGGAGCCCGCGGGCTCGGCCGGGCGAGCGCCGAGGCACTCGTCGCCGAGGGCGCGCGAGTCGTGCTGTCGGGGCGCTCGCAGGGGTCGCTCGACGGGGCGGTCGCCGCGCTCGACGACGCTGCGGCCAGGGACGCCGCGGTGGGCGTCGTCGCCGACAACGCCGACCGGACGACGCCGGCGCGCCTGCTGGCCGCTGCCGAGGACGCGTGGGGCCGGCTCGACGGCGCCCTGATCAGCGTCGGCGGTCCCCCGAAGGGCCCGGTGGGGGCGATCACCGACGAGCAGTGGAGCGCGGCCTTCGAATCCGTCTTCCTGGGAGCCGTACGCCTCGCGCGCGAGGTCGGCGCTGCCCTGCCGGCCGGCGGCTCGCTGGGGCTGGTCCTCTCGAGCAGCGTACGGGCGCCGCTGCCGGAGATGGCGATCTCCAACGGCCTGCGTCCGGGCCTCGCGATGGTCGCCAAGACGCTCGCCGACGAGCTGGGCCCGCGCGGCGTACGGGTCAACGGGCTGCTGCCGGGCCGCATCGCCACCGAGCGCGTGGCCGAGCTCGACGCCTCGACCGGGGACGCCGACGCCGCCCGCCGGGCGGCGGAGGCGACCATCCCGCTCGGCCGTTACGGCGAGCCCGCGGAGTTCGGCGCGGTCGCGGCGTTCGTGCTCTCGCCCGCCGCGTCATTCCTGACGGGCGTGATGCTCCCGGTCGACGGCGGTCTCCTCCGGACCCTCTGA